From one Rhodamnia argentea isolate NSW1041297 chromosome 1, ASM2092103v1, whole genome shotgun sequence genomic stretch:
- the LOC115751351 gene encoding L-tryptophan--pyruvate aminotransferase 1: MCGTENKTPASGLPAVSGETWPTTPSPDAVLNLDVGDPTMYEAYWKGAGDRCSLVISGSELMSYISNPGSTCWFLEPELDKSIRRIHDLVGNAVAEDGRHIVVGTGSTQLLQAALYALCPPGLPKPTSVVCAAPYYSCYQEVTELLQSNLYKWEGDAHNFDKDGPFVEIVTSPNNPDGLVREAVVNCPNGKLVHDLAYYWPHYTPITRQADYDIMLFTFSKCSGHAGSRIGWAIVKDKEVAVKMTKFMEVTTIGVSKESQLRAAKILGTICDDCQAFNANTKSESFFDHAKRLMTERWDKLHEVIKRSEIFSLAKFPRDYCLFSAEFFETHPAFAWLKCNNKVKDSEGLLRGHKILTRSGNRFGADRTYVRVSMLSGEEVFNLFLERLSTIKIGIGNGNDTSHIN, from the exons ATGTGCGGAACAGAGAACAAGACCCCGGCGAGCGGACTCCCCGCCGTCTCCGGCGAGACCTGGCCGACCACTCCGTCGCCGGACGCCGTCCTCAACCTCGACGT GGGCGATCCGACAATGTACGAGGCATACTGGAAAGGCGCGGGAGACAGGTGCTCCCTGGTGATTTCGGGTAGCGAACTGATGAGCTACATCAGCAACCCCGGGAGCACGTGCTGGTTCCTGGAGCCGGAGCTCGACAAGTCCATCCGGAGGATCCACGACCTCGTCGGGAACGCTGTAGCCGAGGATGGCCGCCACATCGTGGTCGGCACCGGCTCCACGCAGCTCCTCCAGGCTGCCCTCTACGCCCTCTGCCCGCCGGGCCTGCCCAAGCCCACCAGCGTGGTGTGCGCCGCGCCCTACTACTCG TGTTATCAAGAAGTCACAGAGCTCCTTCAATCCAATCTCTACAAATGGGAGGGCGACGCGCACAACTTCGACAAGGACGGGCCATTCGTCGAGATTGTCACCTCGCCGAACAACCCTGATGGCTTGGTCCGCGAGGCCGTGGTGAACTGCCCCAACGGGAAGCTCGTGCATGACCTGGCCTATTATTGGCCGCACTACACACCGATCACTCGTCAAGCTGACTATGACATCATGCTGTTCACCTTCTCAAAGTGCAGCGGTCATGCCGGTTCTCGAATTGG TTGGGCTATTGTCAAGGACAAAGAAGTTGCTGTGAAGATGACCAAGTTCATGGAAGTGACCACAATCGGCGTGTCCAAGGAATCCCAACTTCGAGCAGCCAAGATACTAGGGACAATCTGCGATGACTGCCAGGCATTCAACGCCAACACCAAGTCAGAGAGCTTCTTTGATCACGCAAAGCGCCTCATGACCGAGAGGTGGGACAAGCTGCATGAAGTCATCAAGCGCAGTGAGATCTTCAGCCTTGCCAAGTTCCCCAGAGATTACTGCCTCTTCTCTGCCGAGTTCTTCGAGACTCATCCAG CATTTGCATGGCTGAAATGCAACAACAAAGTGAAGGACTCCGAGGGCTTGCTGAGAGGTCACAAGATATTGACAAGGAGCGGGAATCGCTTTGGGGCAGATCGAACTTATGTCAGGGTTAGCATGCTGAGTGGGGAAGAAGTGTTCAACCTCTTCTTGGAGAGGCTATCCACCATCAAGATTGGAATCGGCAACGGGAATGATACATCACATATAAATTAG
- the LOC115751368 gene encoding lipase-like codes for MMRLGILALQLTELCVSSVVHLLYGLYIFSSAVAGDLSQALYDCIFFGLKHNVKSQEIPRATSSPSSSTNVDGLPPIVLVHGIFGFGKGKLGGLSYFAGAEKKDERVLVPDLGSLTSVYDRARELFYFLKGGQVDYGEEHSKACGHSQFGRIYEQGHYPEWDEHHPIHFVGHSAGAQVVRLLQQMLADKAFKGYENTSENWVLSITSLSGAFNGTTRTYLDGMQPEDGRSMKPMCLLQFCCLGVIIYDWFDIPWLKRYYNFGFDHFNMSWKRTGIWGLVDCLMGNAGPFASGDWILPDLTIQGSIQLNSHLHTFPDTYYFSYATKRTRKIMGVTVPSSILGIHPLLFIRVLQMSRWRHPPDVSPPHKGYRDVDWQDNDGALNTISMTHPRFPAEHPSRFVLSDSECQPLQSGIWYYKIVEADHMFFIINRERAGVQFDLMYDSIFERCRKHVFRNNPPTFPNQAHP; via the exons atgatgaggctGGGGATACTGGCGCTGCAGCTGACGGAGCTGTGCGTGAGCTCGGTGGTGCATTTGCTCTACGGGCTTTACATATTCAGCTCTGCCGTGGCCGGTGATCTATCGCAGGCGTTGTACGACTGCATCTTCTTCGGCTTGAAGCATAACGTGAAATCCCAAGAAATCCCCAGAGCTACCTCATCGCCATCGTCATCAACCAATGTCGATGGTCTTCCTCCAATCGTCCTGGTCCACGGGATTTTCGGATTTGGAAAAGGG AAATTGGGAGGCTTATCCTATTTCGCTGGGGCGGAGAAGAAAGATGAGAGAGTTCTGGTGCCTGATTTGGGGTCTCTCACCAGCGTTTACGATAG GGCCCGCGAActcttctattttttgaaagGCGGGCAGGTTGATTATGGCGAAGAACACAGTAAAGCCTGTGGGCACTCGCAGTTCGGACGGATCTATGAACAAG GGCATTACCCCGAGTGGGATGAACATCATCCTATTCATTTTGTCGGGCATTCAGCAGGAGCGCAGGTTGTTCGCCTTTTGCAACAGATGCTAGCTGATAAG GCATTTAAGGGATATGAGAACACTTCAGAGAACTGGGTTTTGAGCATTACTTCATTGTCTGGAGCTTTCAATGGGACCACTAGGACCTACTTGGATGGAATGCA ACCTGAGGATGGACGATCCATGAAGCCGATGTGTCTGCTTCAGTTTTGCTGCCTTGGAGTGATAATATATGATTGGTTCGACATTCCTTGGCTCAAGCGTTATTACAATTTTGGATTTGATCACTTCAACATGTCCTGGAAAAGAACTGGCATATGGGGTCTTGTCGACTGCCTAATGGGGAATGCCGGCCCATTTGCTTCAGGGGATTGGATTCTCCCTGACCTCACAATCCAAGGGTCAATACAACTCAACAGTCATCTGCATACTTTTCCCGACACATACTACTTCAGTTACGCTACGAAACGCACTCGGAAGATCATGGGAGTTACCGTTCCCTCGAGCATACTCGGGATCCACCCTTTGCTTTTTATAAGGGTGTTGCAGATGAGCCGATGGCGTCATCCTCCAGATGTCTCTCCACCTCACAAAGGTTACAG GGATGTGGATTGGCAGGACAATGATGGAGCGTTGAACACCATATCTATGACACACCCCCGTTTCCCAGCTGAACACCCGAGTCGTTTTGTTCTGAGCGATTCCGAATGCCAACCTCTACAGTCTGGAATCTG GTACTACAAGATTGTGGAAGCAGATCACATGTTTTTCATCATAAACCGGGAGAGAGCTGGTGTTCAATTCGACCTCATGTACGACAGCATCTTCGAACGCTGCAGAAAGCACGTCTTCAGGAACAACCCACCTACATTTCCCAACCAAGCCCACCCATAG
- the LOC115751358 gene encoding pentatricopeptide repeat-containing protein At1g60770 isoform X1, translated as MALQPFGRTKSVSKRSKKYLEEALYRRLFRDGGSEISVRQQLNRFLKSSKRVYKWEVGDTLKKLRGRRLYYPAFKVIASSALSEAMAERGMNKTVSDQAIHLDLVAKAKGITAAENYFINLPEASKNHLSYGALLNCYCKELMVEEAEGLLEKMKELNLELSSMPYNSIMTLYTRRGQPEKVPAIIQEMKSSHIMLDSFSYNIWMRALAASSDILGVERVVEEMMRDGRVAPDWTTYSNIASIYVDAGSFEKAEKALKEMENINARKNLSAYQILITLYGRTGNLLEVYRVWRSLRLAFPKTANISYLNMIQVLVKLKDLPGAEKCFKEWASNCTTYDIRIVNALIGAYAKEGSLEKAKDLKESARRRGAKPSAKTWEIFLEYHLQNEDIKSAVECVDNAVSAGRGDGRKWVPSPETVRTMMRHFEQQKDVDGAEGFLKILKKTEDQLEAAVFESLIRTYVAAGRKEPTMRRRLKMENVELSELSTKLLDKICDK; from the exons ATGGCCCTGCAGCCTTTCGGTCGGACGAAGAGCGTTTCGAAGCGGTCGAAGAAGTACTTGGAGGAAGCCCTCTACCGGAGGCTGTTCAGGGATGGCGGCTCCGAGATCAGCGTCCGTCAACAGCTCAACCGGTTCCTCAAGAGCTCCAAGAGGGTCTATAAATGGGAGGTCGGCGACACTCTCAAGAAGCTCCGAGGTCGCCGCCTGTATTACCCCGCTTTCAAGGTGATCGCTTCTTCCGCC CTATCAGAGGCTATGGCTGAAAGAGGCATGAACAAAACTGTGAGTGATCAAGCCATACATCTCGATTTGGTTGCCAAAGCTAAAGGAATTACAGCTGCAGAGAACTACTTCATAAATCTCCCGGAAGCATCAAAGAACCATCTTTCTTATGGCGCCCTTTTGAATTGCTATTGTAAGGAACTCATGGTCGAAGAAGCTGAGGGTTTACTCGAAAAAATGAAGGAACTCAACTTAGAGTTGAGCTCTATGCCTTACAACAGCATTATGACTCTTTATACTAGGAGAGGTCAGCCAGAAAAGGTCCCTGCTATTATACAGGAAATGAAGTCCAGCCATATTATGCTAGATTCTTTTTCTTACAATATATGGATGAGGGCTCTTGCTGCTTCAAGCGACATTTTGGGTGTTGAAAGGGTTGTCGAGGAGATGATGCGGGATGGTCGAGTTGCTCCAGATTGGACGACATATAGCAACATAGCCTCGATATATGTGGATGCAGGCTCGTTTGAGAAGGCCGAGAAGGCTCTTAAGGAAATGGAGAATATAAATGCACGTAAAAATCTTTCAGCCTATCAGATTCTAATAACCTTGTACGGGAGAACAGGCAACCTGCTTGAAGTTTATCGAGTATGGCGTTCTTTGAGGCTGGCTTTTCCTAAAACTGCAAACATTAGCTATCTGAACATGATCCAAGTATTGGTCAAGTTGAAGGATTTGCCAGGCGCTGAGAAGTGTTTCAAAGAATGGGCATCTAATTGCACAACTTACGATATTCGCATTGTCAATGCGTTGATTGGTGCATATGCTAAAGAAGGTTCACTGGAGAAGGCTAAAGATCTCAAGGAGAGTGCCCGTAGGAGAGGGGCCAAGCCTAGTGCTAAAACATGGGAGATATTTTTGGAGTATCATTTGCAAAATGAGGACATAAAATCGGCTGTGGAATGTGTTGACAATGCGGTATCCGCAGGCCGAGGAGATGGCAGAAAGTGGGTCCCTTCACCTGAAACTGTCAGGACTATGATGAGGCACTTTGAGCAACAGAAGGATGTTGATGGTGCTGAaggttttctgaaaattttgaagaagacagAAGATCAATTAGAAGCTGCAGTGTTTGAATCACTGATTAGAACTTATGTCGCTGCTGGAAGGAAAGAACCCACGATGCGCCGACGGTTAAAGATGGAAAATGTGGAATTGAGTGAGTTGAGCACCAAGCTCCTGGATAAGATATGTGATAAGTGA
- the LOC115751358 gene encoding pentatricopeptide repeat-containing protein At1g60770 isoform X2: MALQPFGRTKSVSKRSKKYLEEALYRRLFRDGGSEISVRQQLNRFLKSSKRVYKWEVGDTLKKLRGRRLYYPAFKLSEAMAERGMNKTVSDQAIHLDLVAKAKGITAAENYFINLPEASKNHLSYGALLNCYCKELMVEEAEGLLEKMKELNLELSSMPYNSIMTLYTRRGQPEKVPAIIQEMKSSHIMLDSFSYNIWMRALAASSDILGVERVVEEMMRDGRVAPDWTTYSNIASIYVDAGSFEKAEKALKEMENINARKNLSAYQILITLYGRTGNLLEVYRVWRSLRLAFPKTANISYLNMIQVLVKLKDLPGAEKCFKEWASNCTTYDIRIVNALIGAYAKEGSLEKAKDLKESARRRGAKPSAKTWEIFLEYHLQNEDIKSAVECVDNAVSAGRGDGRKWVPSPETVRTMMRHFEQQKDVDGAEGFLKILKKTEDQLEAAVFESLIRTYVAAGRKEPTMRRRLKMENVELSELSTKLLDKICDK; the protein is encoded by the exons ATGGCCCTGCAGCCTTTCGGTCGGACGAAGAGCGTTTCGAAGCGGTCGAAGAAGTACTTGGAGGAAGCCCTCTACCGGAGGCTGTTCAGGGATGGCGGCTCCGAGATCAGCGTCCGTCAACAGCTCAACCGGTTCCTCAAGAGCTCCAAGAGGGTCTATAAATGGGAGGTCGGCGACACTCTCAAGAAGCTCCGAGGTCGCCGCCTGTATTACCCCGCTTTCAAG CTATCAGAGGCTATGGCTGAAAGAGGCATGAACAAAACTGTGAGTGATCAAGCCATACATCTCGATTTGGTTGCCAAAGCTAAAGGAATTACAGCTGCAGAGAACTACTTCATAAATCTCCCGGAAGCATCAAAGAACCATCTTTCTTATGGCGCCCTTTTGAATTGCTATTGTAAGGAACTCATGGTCGAAGAAGCTGAGGGTTTACTCGAAAAAATGAAGGAACTCAACTTAGAGTTGAGCTCTATGCCTTACAACAGCATTATGACTCTTTATACTAGGAGAGGTCAGCCAGAAAAGGTCCCTGCTATTATACAGGAAATGAAGTCCAGCCATATTATGCTAGATTCTTTTTCTTACAATATATGGATGAGGGCTCTTGCTGCTTCAAGCGACATTTTGGGTGTTGAAAGGGTTGTCGAGGAGATGATGCGGGATGGTCGAGTTGCTCCAGATTGGACGACATATAGCAACATAGCCTCGATATATGTGGATGCAGGCTCGTTTGAGAAGGCCGAGAAGGCTCTTAAGGAAATGGAGAATATAAATGCACGTAAAAATCTTTCAGCCTATCAGATTCTAATAACCTTGTACGGGAGAACAGGCAACCTGCTTGAAGTTTATCGAGTATGGCGTTCTTTGAGGCTGGCTTTTCCTAAAACTGCAAACATTAGCTATCTGAACATGATCCAAGTATTGGTCAAGTTGAAGGATTTGCCAGGCGCTGAGAAGTGTTTCAAAGAATGGGCATCTAATTGCACAACTTACGATATTCGCATTGTCAATGCGTTGATTGGTGCATATGCTAAAGAAGGTTCACTGGAGAAGGCTAAAGATCTCAAGGAGAGTGCCCGTAGGAGAGGGGCCAAGCCTAGTGCTAAAACATGGGAGATATTTTTGGAGTATCATTTGCAAAATGAGGACATAAAATCGGCTGTGGAATGTGTTGACAATGCGGTATCCGCAGGCCGAGGAGATGGCAGAAAGTGGGTCCCTTCACCTGAAACTGTCAGGACTATGATGAGGCACTTTGAGCAACAGAAGGATGTTGATGGTGCTGAaggttttctgaaaattttgaagaagacagAAGATCAATTAGAAGCTGCAGTGTTTGAATCACTGATTAGAACTTATGTCGCTGCTGGAAGGAAAGAACCCACGATGCGCCGACGGTTAAAGATGGAAAATGTGGAATTGAGTGAGTTGAGCACCAAGCTCCTGGATAAGATATGTGATAAGTGA